One Acaryochloris sp. CCMEE 5410 DNA window includes the following coding sequences:
- a CDS encoding ATP-binding protein, with translation MALTNQDPTLADAILDRIIHDAMKVLLRGESMRKLTSKLTLKPEEN, from the coding sequence ATGGCACTCACAAATCAAGATCCCACCCTCGCCGATGCCATCCTCGACCGGATTATCCATGATGCGATGAAGGTCTTGCTCCGAGGAGAATCCATGCGGAAATTGACCAGCAAACTGACCCTGAAGCCAGAAGAGAACTGA